The following are encoded in a window of Mycolicibacterium tusciae JS617 genomic DNA:
- a CDS encoding sugar phosphate isomerase/epimerase family protein: MRTLATSPIPISDRVAAVADAGYSGLGLIAEDLAAIRASIGFKGLRDLIADHGLTHTEIELIERWWIPRGEARHSYGVRDLLFEAADVVAPAFIKIGSELGRPTQSPDALVEPLHELAVQAVEHGTRLALETMPFSIISTVPMGAELVASCGHPAVGLLIDAWHVFRAGTSLDELRAALTPGMVFGVELDDAAPAVVGSLFKDTVDHRLLCGEGTFDLDGLVAVLRDLDFDGPWGVEILSETFRALPVRDALDLAAKSTLTVLARDIQASG; encoded by the coding sequence ATGCGAACGCTCGCAACCAGTCCCATTCCCATCTCGGATCGCGTTGCCGCGGTGGCGGATGCGGGCTACTCAGGACTTGGACTCATCGCTGAAGACTTGGCCGCGATTCGGGCATCGATCGGCTTCAAAGGTTTGCGCGATCTGATCGCCGACCACGGCCTCACCCATACCGAGATCGAGCTGATCGAGCGGTGGTGGATTCCCCGAGGCGAGGCGCGACATTCCTACGGTGTCCGCGATCTTCTCTTCGAAGCTGCAGACGTTGTCGCACCCGCATTCATCAAGATCGGCTCCGAACTGGGGCGGCCGACGCAGTCCCCCGATGCCCTCGTCGAACCACTCCACGAACTCGCGGTGCAGGCGGTCGAACACGGCACCCGGCTCGCGCTGGAGACCATGCCATTCTCCATCATCTCGACTGTCCCGATGGGCGCCGAACTCGTGGCGTCCTGCGGTCATCCGGCGGTAGGGCTGTTGATCGACGCGTGGCACGTATTCAGGGCGGGCACGTCACTGGATGAGTTGCGGGCCGCGCTCACGCCCGGCATGGTCTTCGGCGTCGAACTAGACGACGCCGCACCCGCGGTCGTTGGCTCGTTGTTCAAGGACACCGTGGACCATCGGCTGCTCTGCGGTGAGGGAACTTTCGATCTCGACGGCCTGGTCGCTGTCCTGCGTGACCTCGACTTCGACGGTCCCTGGGGTGTTGAGATCCTGTCCGAGACATTCCGCGCACTACCCGTTCGTGACGCCCTCGATCTTGCGGCTAAGTCGACCCTGACCGTCCTCGCCCGGGACATTCAGGCGTCGGGCTAG
- a CDS encoding aspartate aminotransferase family protein, which produces MAGSSAPEQLPNGQDLTVAMAEGVRAHELDRAHVFHSWSAQASLKPMTVLAAQGSYVWDGDGNKLLDFSSQMVNTNIGHQHPKVVAAIAEQAAKLCTVAPAHVNPARSEAARLIAERTPGDLNRVFFTNGGADAVEHAVRMARLHTGRYKVLARYRSYHGGTDTAVNLTGDPRRWPNDYGNSGVVHFNGPFLYRSSFHAETEEQETQRALEHLERLIQMENPLSFAALILESVPGTAGIMVPPPGYMKGVREICDRYGIVFIADEVMAGFGRTGKWFAIQHFDVVPDLITFAKGVTSGYVPLGGVAMNESIAKTFADRPYPGGLTYSGHPLATGCAVATINAMEDEGMVGNAARIGSDVLGPGLRELAAKHPSVGEVRGLGVFWAVELVTNQQTREPLAPYGGTSPAMGETLAACKANGLLPFANFNRIHAVPPCNVSDAEVADGLRMLDAALTVADGHTT; this is translated from the coding sequence ATGGCAGGTTCTAGCGCTCCGGAACAGCTACCCAACGGGCAGGATCTCACGGTGGCGATGGCCGAGGGCGTGCGCGCACACGAACTCGACCGCGCCCACGTCTTCCACTCGTGGTCGGCGCAGGCATCGCTGAAGCCGATGACCGTGCTCGCCGCACAGGGCTCGTACGTGTGGGACGGTGACGGCAACAAACTGCTGGACTTCTCGTCCCAAATGGTCAACACCAACATCGGCCATCAGCACCCGAAAGTCGTTGCCGCCATTGCCGAACAGGCTGCCAAACTGTGTACCGTCGCGCCAGCTCACGTCAACCCCGCCCGCTCGGAGGCCGCAAGGCTGATCGCTGAACGGACGCCCGGTGATCTCAACCGTGTGTTCTTCACCAACGGTGGCGCCGACGCCGTCGAACACGCCGTTCGGATGGCCCGGTTACACACCGGCCGATACAAGGTGCTGGCGCGCTACCGGTCCTACCACGGTGGTACCGATACCGCGGTAAATCTGACCGGCGACCCGCGCCGCTGGCCCAACGACTACGGCAACAGCGGTGTCGTGCACTTCAACGGGCCTTTCCTGTATCGCTCCTCGTTCCACGCGGAGACCGAAGAGCAGGAGACGCAGCGCGCACTCGAACACCTCGAGCGGCTGATTCAGATGGAGAACCCGCTGTCGTTCGCGGCGCTGATCCTCGAGTCGGTGCCCGGCACCGCGGGCATCATGGTGCCGCCACCCGGCTATATGAAGGGAGTCCGCGAGATCTGCGACCGCTACGGCATTGTCTTCATCGCAGACGAGGTGATGGCGGGCTTCGGGCGCACTGGAAAATGGTTCGCCATCCAGCATTTCGATGTCGTGCCCGATCTGATCACGTTCGCCAAGGGAGTCACCTCCGGCTATGTGCCGCTGGGCGGTGTCGCGATGAATGAGTCGATCGCCAAGACGTTCGCCGATCGGCCGTACCCGGGTGGCCTCACATATTCGGGTCATCCATTGGCAACGGGTTGTGCGGTCGCCACCATCAACGCGATGGAGGACGAGGGCATGGTCGGCAACGCTGCGCGCATCGGCAGCGACGTGCTCGGGCCTGGTCTACGTGAGTTGGCGGCGAAACACCCGTCCGTCGGCGAGGTGCGCGGCCTTGGCGTGTTCTGGGCAGTCGAGCTCGTGACCAACCAGCAGACCCGAGAACCACTTGCGCCGTACGGCGGAACGAGCCCGGCGATGGGCGAAACGCTCGCGGCGTGCAAGGCCAATGGCCTGCTTCCGTTCGCGAACTTCAACCGCATCCATGCGGTGCCGCCATGCAATGTCAGCGACGCCGAGGTGGCCGACGGGCTGCGCATGCTCGACGCCGCACTGACGGTCGCCGACGGCCACACCACCTGA